One window of the Dermacentor andersoni chromosome 10, qqDerAnde1_hic_scaffold, whole genome shotgun sequence genome contains the following:
- the LOC126519307 gene encoding putative nuclease HARBI1: MTALQDDSFESYARFLRRANELRYGTVYKPPPLTLARRLTDRQNPLEYYDEGDFLARYRFSKRAVTAILAELQLHCNTDNRGAPLPALLKVLIALRFYGTGSMQTVVGDLVCVSQPSVCRCIWEVTQLICRRLYPKYVRLPNASEARLVMTRFYSIGGFPGVTGCIDCTHIPIKSPGGDDAEVFRNRKGVFSINVQVVSGPELQFFDVVASWPGSVHDSRIFTNSRVSVMYEQKAVTGILLGDQGYACSPYLMTPLRNPQTTAEKRYNRSHIRTRNSIERAFGLWKRRFACLRTKLETLTERTVAIITACAALHNIACTLREPNPNVDEPEPEGEGVALCEPDSPLGTQHRRHLIQRCFTSAQSEDDSDMDTV; this comes from the exons ATGACGGCCTTGCAAGACGATAGCTTCGAAAGCTATGCACGGTTTCTTCGACGAGCAAATGAACTCCGTTACGGGACTGTGTACAAGCCTCCACCTTTGACTCTAGCCCGGCGCCTGACTGACAGGCAGAATCCACTGGAATACTACGACGAAGGGGACTTTCTAGCCCGGTATCGTTTTTCCAAGCGAGCTGTTACAGCCATACTGGCAGAGCTGCAACTGCATTGTAACACTGACAACAGAGGAGCGCCGCTACCTGCTCTCTTGAAGGTCCTCATTGCACTGCGTTTTTACGGAACGGGTTCCATGCAAACTGTTGTAGGAGACCTTGTGTGTGTATCCCAACCCTCTGTGTGCCGGTGTATTTGGGAGGTGACACAGCTGATATGCCGACGTCTGTATCCCAAGTACGTTCGGCTGCCAAACGCCAGTGAAGCGAGGTTAGTCATGACAAGGTTCTATTCAATCGGAGGATTCCCTGGGGTTACTGGGTGCATCGATTGTACTCATATACCCATTAAAAGtcccggtggagacgacgcagAAGTCTTCCGAAACAGGAAAGGAGTATTCTCCATAAATGTGCAG GTGGTCTCAGGGCCCGAGCTTCAGTTTTTCGACGTCGTGGCAAGCTGGCCTGGCTCTGTCCACGATAGTCGAATTTTTACTAACAGCAGAGTAAGTGTCATGTATGAGCAGAAGGCAGTAACTGGCATCCTCCTTGGCGATCAAGGTTACGCATGTTCGCCCTATTTGATGACCCCACTGAGGAACCCTCAAACAACTGCAGAGAAAAG GTACAACAGGAGTCACATTAGAACGAGGAATTCCATTGAGCGAGCTTTTGGACTCTGGAAGAGACGTTTTGCATGCCTCAGGACAAAGCTGGAAACGCTGACAGAGCGGACGGTTGCAATTATCACCGCATGTGCAGCACTGCATAACATTGCTTGCACTTTGCGGGAACCCAACCCTAATGTTGACGAGCCGGAGCCTGAAGGTGAAGGTGTGGCATTGTGTGAACCTGACTCACCTCTGGGTACCCAACATCGAAGGCACCTTATCCAGCGTTGCTTCACAAGTGCCCAAAGTGAAGATGACAGCGATATGGACACGGTGTAG
- the LOC126519217 gene encoding uncharacterized protein, whose translation MPGKAYFTEEEKDLFTELLQRYSNVIESKKTDAVSLNAKAKAWERLCTEYNSMPHVRRREVKQLKKLWDNLKQKLKKAKAQQIRDVMATGGGPPPEPLDDRLTRVEALVPHVAVRVPNPYDSDRQSQTPASEAVTDIIDSMMHETDSRYHDSDDEFGMNSNLSQAGGFAEATSQQCSPAPPLSSGGLPAETATSRPSGSQNREDAFMDQGSGAEPVVRRRQSGRLAAVDTALSTELEARLRAVDDERNQRRIEHEARMKMISGEHALKMQQYADERRKRSALHRMKVRVLKAKEKVQNFKQAILKKQLELLRPGGIAECDLVPQD comes from the exons ATGCCGGGCAAAGCATATTTTACGGAAGAAGAAAAGGACTTGTTCACGGAACTTCTACAAAGGTACAGCAATGTGattgaaagcaagaaaacagaTGCTGTGTCGCTGAacgcgaaggcgaaagcgtggGAGCGGCTGTGCACAGAATATAACAGCATGCCGCACGTGCGTCGACGCGAAgtaaaacaactaaaaaaactGTGGGATAACCTGAAACAAAAACTGAAAAAAGCAAAGGCGCAGCAGATCAGAGACGTCATGGCCACAG GTGGCGGACCACCGCCTGAGCCGCTAGACGACAGGCTCACCCGAGTCGAGGCGCTCGTGCCGCACGTGGCGGTGCGAGTGCCGAACCCATATGACAGCGACAGGCAGTCGCAGACGCCAGCCAGTGAAGCCGTTACAGACATTATTGACAGCATGATGCATGAGACCGATTCACGGTACCACGACAGCGACGATG AGTTCGGGATGAATAGTAACCTTAGCCAGGCAGGTGGGTTTGCCGAGGCTACATCACAGCAGTGCTCGCCAGCACCTCCTCTCAGCAGTGGTGGGCTGCCTGCAGAAACAGCAACCTCAAGGCCATCGGGCAGCCAAAACAGAGAAGATGCTTTCATGGACCAAGGCTCAGGAGCTGAGCCAGTTGTTCGCCGTCGCCAAAGtggtcgtcttgctgctgtcgacACAGCATTATCGACGGAGCTGGAGGCTCGCCTTCGTGCTGTAGACGACGAGAGAAATCAAAGACGTATTGAACACGAGGCCAGGATGAAAATGATATCAGGCGAACATGCTTTGAAGATGCAGCAATATGCCGATGAACGACGCAAACGGAGTGCGCTGCACAGAATGAAGGTGCGTGTTCTAAAAGCTAAAGAGAAGGTACAAAACTTCAAACAAGCAATTCTAAAAAAGCAGCTCGAACTCCTCAGGCCAGGAGGCATTGCTGAATGTGACCTCGTTCCACAAGactaa